The following coding sequences are from one Neurospora crassa OR74A linkage group I, whole genome shotgun sequence window:
- a CDS encoding oxysterol-binding protein, whose translation MMGLVTGRRRATSTASSKSSGDANQDVAEDDTLVVEPDQGNVLSHIISQLRPGADLSRVVLPTFILEPRSMLERITNFMCHPEMLLPIPEIDDPVQRFVAVVKFYLSGWHIRPPGVKKPLNPVLGEIFTCYWDFPDKTRGYYISEQTSHHPPKSSYFYMVPGHNIRVDGTLKPRSKFLGNSAASMMEGIAILSLLNRGKDPQRGERYILTQPNMYARGILFGKMKYELGDHSYVRCPELDLVADVEFKTKGWVSGTYNAIGGTIRRESTGEILYELSGLWSEEMYLRDVKTGHKEMFFNALHAKSSPPIARPIEEQEERESQKIWAATAKAVKERNHELATIEKTKIEDQQREEAAKRINDGVEWHPRLFRMVRGGPGGSEEGEEDLEWIINATIDGDTPEKQAEQIMAIYPILKGQRFVEKNTIPPRTPVASPSKEAHPPVPTIDHEKLDHEEAAAGSEPVDTAPKVHPPLEPSHESTTEIQKLLVATGAVAKEGPLINFHEDMAKDLPPIKKVDTDDSHDEFVDAQN comes from the exons ATGATGGGCCTTGTAACTGGTCGCCGCAGGGCTACATCTACTGCTA GCAGCAAATCTTCTGGCGATGCCAACCAGGATGTCGCCGAGGACGATACACTCGTTGTTGAGCCCGACCAGGGAAACG TCCTGTCGCATATCATCTCGCAGCTCAGACCCGGCGCCGATCTTAGCAGAGTCGTCTTGCCAACCTTCATCCTCGAACCTCGCAGCATGTTGGAACGGATAACAAA TTTCATGTGCCATCCCGAGATGCTCCTACCCATCCCCGAAATCGATGACCCGGTACAGAGGTTCGTGGCGGTAGTTAAGTTCTACCTAAGTGGCTGGCATATCCGCCCTCC GGGTGTCAAGAAGCCGCTGAACCCCGTCCTTGGCGAGATTTTCACCTGCTACTGGGACTTCCCCGACAAGACGCGAGGCTATTACATCTCTGAGCAAACATCACACCATCCTCCCAAGTCGAGCTACTTCTACATGGTTCCTGGCCATAACATCAGAGTTGATGGCACACTCAAGCCTCGAAGCAAATTCTTGGGCAACTCTGCCGCGAGTATGATGGAGGGCATCGCAATCTTGAGTCTTTTGAATCGAGGCAAGGATCCTCAGAGGGGAGAGCGATA CATTCTCACTCAGCCCAACATGTACGCAAGAGGAATATTGTTCGGCAAGATGAAATATGAACTGGGAGACCACAGTTATGTGCGATGCCCCGAACTCGACCTTGTGGCCGATGTCGAGTTCAAGACAAAGGGCTGGGTCAGCGGTACCTACAACGCCATTGGTGGAACTATTCGGAGGGAAAGTACTGGCGAAATTCTCTACGAGCTGTCGGGTCTATGGAGCGAAGAGATGTACTTGCGAGATGTAAAG ACTGGGCACAAAGAGATGTTCTTCAACGCTTTGCACGCAAAATCTAGCCCTCCGATTGCACGCCCTAttgaagagcaagaagaacgGGAATCACAAAAGATTTGGGCTGCGACAGCCAAGGCGGTCAAGGAACGAAATCACGAACTGGCCACTATCGAGAAAACCAAAATCGAAGACCAACAGCGCGAGGAGGCCGCCAAGCGAATCAATGACGGCGTAGAATGGCATCCGCGCCTTTTCCGGATGGTCAGGGGAGGCCCTGGCGGCTCTGAAGAGGGCGAAGAGGACCTCGAGTGGATCATCAATGCAACAAT AGATGGGGATACTCCAGAGAAGCAGGCTGAGCAGATCATGGCGATTTATCCCATTTTGAAAGGTCAGCGGTTCGTTGAGAAGAACACCATCCCCCCTCGAACTCCCGTAGCGAGTCCCAGTAAAGAAGCCCATCCTCCCGTCCCAACGATAGACCACGAAAAGCTGGATCACGAGGAAGCTGCTGCGGGGTCAGAGCCGGTAGACACGGCGCCAAAGGTGCATCCGCCGTTGGAACCTTCCCATGAAAGCACCACGGAGATTCAAAAGCTACTTGTCGCTACGGGTGCCGTCGCTAAAGAGGGACCTCTGATCAATTTCCACGAAGACATGGCTAAAGATTTGCCTCCTATCAAGAAGGTCGACACGGACGATTCGCATGACGAGTTTGTGGATGCACAGAACTAA
- a CDS encoding ammonium transporter MEP1 — MSYSWFGAPTPFNGTTPNGGDSASENLNQWYQSGDQAFILVASCMVLIMIPGIAFLYSGLARRKSALSLIWVCMMSSSVVMFQWYFWGYSLALSSTATNGFIGNLRHFGLMNTLGAPSPGSNLIPELLYAFYQMQFVGVTAALVVGATAERGRVVPAMVFIFIWATLVYCPLCCWAWNVNGWAFKYGVMDYAGGGPVEIGSGVSALAYSWVLGRRNEKMMLNFRPHNISLITIGTVFLWFGWLGFNGGSAFGANLRAAMACWNSCLTAMFAAMTWTLLDYRLAKKWSLVGWCSGTISGLVAATPASGYIPPWASIILGVVTGIVCNFGTKIKFMIGIDDALDIFAEHALGGVVGLIFNGFFAADYIIGLDGVNQEIPGGFLNHNYKQLYIQIAYVCATMGYSFVMSAILAKGVDMIPGLHLRASEEAELLGMDDDQHGEFAYDYVEVRRDYLAWTPAEKEQRQDGDIIVPQHGIEGHQELLSSSRHGPTMSELPHHEEEDPREKRGSTSE, encoded by the exons ATGTCGTATTCATGGTTCGGGGCCCCTACCCCTTTCAATGGCACGACGCCCAACGGCGGTGATTCCG CCTCCGAAAACCTCAACCAATGGTACCAGTCAGGCGACCAGGCTTTTATTCTAGTTGCATCATGCATGGTCCTCATCATGATTCCCGGCATCGCCTTCCTCTACTCCGGCCTTGCCCGTAGAAAGTCAGCTCTATCACTCATTTGGGTGTGCATGATGTCTTCCAGTGTTGTCATGTTTCAATGGTACTTCTGGGGCTACTCATTGGCGCTCAGCAGCACAGCGACCAACGGCTTTATTGGCAACCTGCGACACTTTGGTCTCATGAACACACTCGGTGCACCTTCTCCCGGCTCTAATCTCATTCCTGAGCTACTCTATGCTTTCTACCAG ATGCAATTCGTCGGCGTCACCGCAGCCCTTGTTGTTGGGGCCACCGCCGAACGCGGTCGCGTTGTCCCAGCAATGGTCTTCATCTTTATCTGGGCAACACTGGTCTACTGCCCTCTCTGTTGCTGGGCTTGGAACGTCAACGGTTGGGCCTTCAAGTACGGAGTGATGGATtatgctggtggtggtcccGTCGAAATTGGATCCGGTGTCTCGGCTCTGGCTTATTCTTGGGTTCTCGGCCGACGTAACGAGAAGATGATGCTCAACTTTCGCCCACACAACATCTCCCTGATCACCATTGGTACGGTCTTCCTTTGGTTCGGCTGGCTCGGCTTCAACGGCGGATCTGCTTTTGGCGCCAACCTTCGCGCCGCCATGGCGTGCTGGAATTCGTGTCTCACAGCCATGTTCGCGGCCATGACCTGGACCCTTCTCGATTACCGTCTGGCCAAGAAGTGGTCGCTCGTCGGCTGGTGTTCCGGTACCATTTCGGGTCTCGTCGCCGCTACTCCTGCTTCCGGTTATATCCCTCCTTGGGCCAGCATCATTCTCGGAGTTGTTACTGGAATTGTTTGTAACTTCGGCACTAAGATCAAGTTCATGATTGGCATCGACGACGCTCTCGATATATTCGCTGAACACGCTCTTGGAGGCGTTGTGGGTCTGATCTTCAACGGTTTCTTTGCTGCCGATTACATCATTGGCTTGGATGGCGTCAACCAGGAAATCCCCGGCGGCTTCCTCAACCACAACTATAAGCAGTTGTACATTCAGATCGCCTATGTTTGCGCCACAATGGGATATTCTTTCGTCATGTCTGCTATCCTCGCCAAGGGCGTCGACATGATCCCAGGTCTACACCTCCGCGCTTCCGAAGAAGCCGAGCTCCTCGGCATGGATGATGACCAGCATGGCGAGTTTGCTTACGACTACGTTGAG GTTCGCCGCGATTACCTGGCATGGACACCAGCAGAGAAAGAGCAGAGGCAAGACGGCGACATCATCGTCCCTCAGCACGGCATCGAAGGGCATCAGGAGCTGTTGAGCAGCTCTCGCCACGGACCCACCATGTCCGAACTCCCACAccatgaagaggaggatccGCGAGAGAAGAGGGGCTCGACCTCAGAATAA